The Thermodesulfobacteriota bacterium genome window below encodes:
- a CDS encoding ABC transporter ATP-binding protein, which produces MATIINCTDLGFSYNEEQILDNISLSINQGSMLGILGANGAGKSTLIKILCGVLKPKNGTASFKDQNISAMDRREIARAIAYIPQDPMFAFPFTVLEVVLMGRAPYTGRFEFEREEDLEIAQAALETIGISHLKDRLINEISSGERQLASIARGLVQQPDIMILDEPATYLDVKHRNEIMTILKSLQIDKGISIVAATHDIFSSLYFFDEILVLKKGNILSKGPTDSIISSELLSSAYETQVTVKKEGGKVYVFPN; this is translated from the coding sequence ATGGCAACAATAATTAACTGCACTGATCTTGGCTTTTCATATAACGAAGAGCAGATATTAGATAATATCAGTCTATCTATAAATCAAGGCTCGATGCTTGGAATTTTAGGAGCCAATGGCGCAGGAAAATCTACGCTAATTAAAATCCTATGCGGAGTGCTTAAACCAAAAAACGGAACTGCAAGTTTTAAAGATCAAAACATCTCGGCAATGGATAGGCGTGAGATAGCAAGAGCTATTGCATACATACCTCAAGACCCAATGTTTGCTTTCCCGTTTACTGTACTTGAAGTTGTACTGATGGGTAGAGCGCCCTATACGGGCAGATTTGAATTTGAACGCGAAGAGGATTTAGAAATTGCACAGGCAGCATTGGAAACTATTGGGATATCTCATCTAAAGGATCGGCTTATTAATGAAATCTCCTCAGGGGAGCGGCAGCTAGCATCAATAGCAAGGGGACTTGTGCAGCAGCCAGATATTATGATCCTTGATGAGCCGGCTACCTATCTAGATGTTAAACATAGAAACGAAATTATGACCATATTAAAATCGCTCCAAATAGACAAGGGCATCTCTATTGTTGCGGCAACGCATGATATTTTCTCCTCTCTATATTTCTTCGATGAGATTCTTGTATTAAAAAAAGGCAACATTTTATCAAAAGGTCCTACAGATTCAATTATTAGTAGTGAGCTTTTAAGCTCTGCATATGAAACCCAGGTTACTGTGAAAAAAGAAGGCGGGAAAGTATATGTATTCCCTAATTAA
- a CDS encoding iron ABC transporter permease: MSTSRKFIVSIVLLFLLWVIIACISLFSGTYSIGILEALTSTDDLANTIFFKIRAPRVLMATIAGGTLAIAGAALQALFRNPLASPFTLGISGGASLGALLAIRSGLAIGVLGFSLVSISAFIFSILTMLFVYSVSKVGGVVATGRLLLAGVVANFLYSAVVMFIQFFSNFTESLHSLRWIMGSLDVVGFDTVWKTLIFVVPGCIILLSATKDMNLFGLGDDVASSLGVNIRRMEKKIYFATSLSAGAVIAVTGPIGFVGLIIPHILRMILGVDNRIILPCSFLLGASFLTLADTVSRTVIAPVEIPVGIITAAIGGVFFLWLLIRTKKEIIV; the protein is encoded by the coding sequence ATGAGCACAAGCAGAAAATTCATAGTCTCTATAGTTTTACTTTTTCTACTTTGGGTGATAATTGCGTGCATATCGCTATTTTCTGGTACATACAGTATTGGGATACTGGAAGCACTGACAAGCACTGATGATTTAGCTAACACAATTTTCTTTAAAATAAGAGCGCCTAGGGTGCTTATGGCAACAATCGCTGGCGGCACACTTGCCATTGCAGGAGCGGCGCTTCAGGCTCTTTTTAGAAACCCTCTTGCCTCACCTTTCACACTTGGTATATCTGGAGGCGCATCTCTTGGGGCGCTTTTAGCAATTCGATCAGGGCTTGCGATCGGCGTTCTCGGATTTTCATTGGTTTCGATTTCGGCTTTTATATTCTCAATTCTGACAATGCTTTTTGTGTACTCCGTTTCAAAAGTTGGCGGAGTTGTTGCAACGGGGCGTCTTCTTCTTGCAGGAGTTGTGGCTAATTTCCTTTACTCTGCAGTAGTCATGTTTATTCAGTTCTTCTCAAATTTTACGGAGTCACTGCATTCCCTTAGATGGATTATGGGAAGCTTAGATGTAGTGGGGTTTGATACTGTATGGAAAACTCTGATATTTGTTGTACCCGGATGCATCATACTTCTGTCTGCAACTAAAGATATGAATTTATTTGGTCTTGGCGACGATGTTGCATCATCGCTAGGTGTTAATATTAGGCGAATGGAGAAGAAAATCTATTTTGCCACATCTCTATCTGCAGGTGCGGTAATTGCTGTTACAGGTCCAATCGGATTTGTGGGGCTTATCATCCCACATATTCTCAGAATGATATTAGGAGTTGATAATAGAATAATACTTCCGTGCTCATTTTTGTTGGGAGCTTCTTTCTTAACTCTTGCCGATACAGTTTCTAGAACTGTCATTGCGCCTGTTGAGATACCCGTGGGCATAATAACGGCAGCAATAGGCGGAGTATTCTTTCTTTGGCTATTGATAAGAACCAAAAAAGAAATAATTGTTTAA
- a CDS encoding beta-ketoacyl-ACP synthase III gives MSFVKFLGIGSAIPDKVLSNADFEEMMDTSDEWIRTRTGISERRIAKEEHASSDLAYEACLKALEDASMDIDDIDGIIVGTITPDHIFPSTACVLQSRLGAKNAYAFDVSAGCSGFLYSLHVAKGMIQGGSNKNLLVVGSETLSKIMNYDDRTTCILFGDGAGAAVLTTSDTPGIMSSCLGANGDHWELLWMPAGGSRMPPSEETVKNGSHFLQMEGREVFKEAVKALESSSLEAIRQADIMPEDIDLLIPHQANYRIIDAVRRRLELPEEKVFSNLDKYGNTSSASVPLALDEAVKSGRLKKGDIVVFSAFGAGFTWGASVVRW, from the coding sequence TTGAGTTTTGTAAAGTTTCTAGGAATTGGTTCCGCAATACCTGACAAAGTGTTATCCAACGCTGATTTTGAAGAGATGATGGACACCTCTGATGAGTGGATAAGAACCCGCACAGGTATTTCCGAACGGAGAATTGCCAAAGAAGAGCATGCTTCATCTGATCTTGCCTATGAGGCCTGTCTAAAAGCGTTAGAAGATGCGTCGATGGATATTGATGACATTGACGGCATCATTGTCGGAACAATTACTCCTGACCATATTTTCCCATCCACAGCGTGTGTACTACAAAGTCGTTTGGGCGCTAAAAACGCTTATGCTTTCGATGTTTCAGCAGGTTGCTCGGGATTTCTATATTCCCTTCACGTGGCAAAAGGCATGATCCAGGGAGGTAGTAATAAAAACCTCCTAGTAGTTGGTTCAGAGACTTTGTCCAAAATCATGAACTATGATGACAGGACCACTTGTATACTTTTCGGGGACGGCGCGGGAGCTGCAGTTTTAACTACATCAGACACTCCTGGCATAATGTCCTCGTGCCTCGGAGCAAACGGTGATCACTGGGAGCTTTTATGGATGCCTGCCGGGGGATCTAGAATGCCGCCTTCAGAAGAAACGGTTAAAAACGGCAGTCACTTTTTGCAAATGGAAGGAAGAGAAGTATTTAAAGAAGCTGTAAAGGCTCTTGAATCATCTTCTCTAGAAGCAATAAGACAAGCCGACATAATGCCCGAAGATATCGATCTATTAATCCCACACCAAGCAAATTATAGAATTATCGATGCTGTGAGAAGGCGCTTAGAGCTACCAGAGGAAAAAGTGTTTAGTAATTTGGACAAATATGGGAACACATCATCAGCCTCTGTGCCGCTAGCACTTGATGAAGCCGTTAAAAGCGGCCGACTTAAAAAAGGTGATATTGTAGTTTTCTCAGCATTTGGGGCCGGATTTACCTGGGGCGCATCAGTTGTAAGATGGTAA